In the Brassica napus cultivar Da-Ae chromosome A7, Da-Ae, whole genome shotgun sequence genome, one interval contains:
- the LOC106353349 gene encoding FCS-Like Zinc finger 10 isoform X1: protein MAEADPDSSDTSDLKPISSSAPLFSIPRFFVAKESDAAGRSPTSPLDFTIFGGLFSPRSYPAAPSSPRFRNRWACDKVGLSLLSSSVGEEEGHEEGLFNIVLAPQIKPRLFGSCVKSYSLPKNYAAPSMSSDAVNIEEELNIHDSEEHNSPRRSSSSPMDIISSQAYSRSLSAREMALSEDYTCIISHGPNPKTTHIFGDCILDCDPNELGTKDETEKPEGDDDSFLCLCTDKPQNHIHMHSSETAAAEEKESDKGGEEDCLEISPGTSYNEDLFPMAS, encoded by the exons atgGCTGAGGCTGATCCAGACTCCTCAGATACTTCTGATCTGAAACCCATTAGCAGCAGCGCCCCACTCTTTAGCATCCCTCGCTTCTTTGTCGCTAAAGAGTCTGATGCAGCAGGGAGGAGTCCTACTTCTCCTCTTGATTTTACAATCTTTGGTGGCCTCTTTAGCCCCAGGTCTTATCCAGCTGCTCCCTCATCTCCCAGATTTCGTAACAGATGGGCTTGTGACAAAGTTGGCCTCTCTCTTCTAAGCTCCAGCGTTGGAGAAGAGGAAGGCCATGAGGAGGGTTTATTCAACATCGTGCTTGCCCCTCAAATCAAGCCCAGGCTGTTTGGTTCTTGTGTTAAATCCTATTCGTTGCCTAAGAACTATGCTGCCCCTTCCATGTCTTCTGATGCGGTTAACATTGAAGAGGAGCTTAACATTCATGACTCAGAGGAACATAACTCCCCAAGGAGATCAAGCTCATCTCCTATGGATATTATCTCCAGCCAGGCTTACTCTCGCTCGCTCTCTGCACGTGAGATGGCGCTCTCTGAGGACTATACCTGTATCATTTCTCATGGGCCAAACCCAAAGACAACTCATATTTTTGGTGATTGCATCCTGGATTGTGACCCCAATGAGTTGGGAACCAAGGATGAAACTGAGAAGCCAGAAGGAGATGATGATTCTTTCCTCTGCTTATGCACCGACAAACCTCAGAACCACATTCATATGCACAG CAGCGAGACAGCAGCAGCAGAAGAGAAGGAAAGTGACAAGGGAGGTGAGGAAGATTGTTTGGAGATATCGCCTGGAACAAGTTACAACGAGGATCTGTTTCCTATGGCCTCTTAA
- the LOC106353352 gene encoding protein SYS1 homolog has translation MFYGTAVWDPWLIVGQIICLQCSFYLSLGVFMILFLGLRVPRLSLVYFFDYATLTTSTVTGWCVIASFLFTSLAGAVYMIFVVERARKCLDFSATLYIIHLYLCILNGGWPSSMAWWVVNGTGLAVMALLAEYLCIKREQREIPMDRFHSRV, from the exons ATGTTCTATGGCACAGCTGTATGGGACCCTTGGCTTATCGTTGGCCAGATTATCTGCCTTCAATGCTCCTTCTACCTCTCTCTCGGAGTCTTCATGATCCTCTTCCTTGGCCTTCGCGTTCCTCGCCTTAGTCTTGTCTACTTCTTCGATTACGCTACTCTCACTACTTCTACCGTTACCGGTTGGTGTGTCATTGCTTCTTTCCTCTTCACTTCACTTGCAgg GGCTGTGTACATGATATTTGTGGTGGAGCGAGCAAGGAAATGCCTAGATTTCTCTGCGACTCTCTATATCATACATCTCTACTTGTGCATCCTCAATGGTGGATGGCCTTCGTCTATGGCATGGTGGGTTGTTAATGGCACGGGGCTTGCTGTTATGGCTTTGCTAGCTGAGTACCTTTGCATTAAACGCGAGCAGCGTGAGATCCCTATGGATCGTTTCCATTCAA GGGTTTGA
- the LOC106353348 gene encoding regulator of telomere elongation helicase 1 homolog: protein MPAYSIRGINVDFPFEAYPSQITYMDRVIESLQNKCHALLESPTGTGKTLCLLCATLAWRKSLGSFSTRKDRNNDSDPQMSQSGGYPTIVYASRTHSQLRQVIKELKRCSYRPKMLVLGSREQLCVNEEVNSLRGKALSNACHYLCKKRGKRQCNHFNRVPDYLKNNSHIGDEPVDIEDLVNIGKGSGPCPYYITREVHKDVDILFTPYNYLISNAYRKHLKVDWNSSVLIFDEAHNLEGICADSASFDLPSFHLSACITEAQECVELASARRGSLNDGSTNPENFAILKGLLLKLQELISKVPIPKRDEGFTKPGPYIYELLETLNITHETAPKLIVTVEEATVLLDEEKQRTGTNTGSKLEIIVDMLKLIFRENGSSHADVYRVHIQEHEQNPTDIVKGKVSRTLSWWCFNPGITMQDIAKKGVGTIILTSGTLSPMDSLAQELKLDFPIRLENPHVISSNQLWAGVVSAGPSGCVLNSSYRNRDVPEYKQELGNAIVNFSRVVPDGLLVFFPSYYLMDRCIAFWKDGSHRNSMTIWERICKLKKPVIEPKDSSLFPAAMLDFSKKLQDRSISGAVFFAVCRGKVSEGLDFADGAGRAVVITGLPYARVTDPKIKLKREFLDEQSQVSDVKRSTILSGSMWYSQEAARAVNQAIGRVIRHRHDYGAIIFCDDRFEQPSQQSKISLWIRPYVKCYPRYGEVISDLARFFRIERSNFPASLVTEQEYDIVSTLLPKVSTKDAPTPTAGISNVKNAGFARNEVSRVEALPAANRASPSEFVKWKGLTILQRKSKMPRIVKGEGMQACSSVKAKLVEISDEETPVERTTCEVVDLECDKQTCETASSINCFNTMGLVKKRKIPEGQGSGASSSVLKEKGSGGGGGDKKEASASAFLSQVKEKLNAEEYNKFIGYIQALKKKEIKLASVMESIVQLFCGKERDNLRMGFKDFVPVKYRSAYEECMKTTKRDAL from the exons atGCCCGCTTACAGCATCAGAGGAATCAATGTCGATTTCCCATTCGAGGCCTACCCTTCTCAGATCACTTACATGGACAGAGTCATCGAGTCCCTCCAAAAC AAATGTCACGCGCTCCTGGAGAGTCCTACTGGAACTGGGAAAACGCTTTGTCTTCTCTGTGCGACCTTAGCCTGGAGGAAGAGTCTCGGCAGTTTCTCTACCCGTAAGGATCGTAACAACGATTCAGACCCGCAAATGTCCCAATCCGGAGGTTATCCTACAATAGTTTATGCGTCTCGGACTCATAGTCAGCTCCGCCAAGTCATCAAAGAACTTAAAAGATGCAGTTACAG gcCTAAGATGCTGGTGCTTGGATCACGTGAGCAGTTATGCGTTAACGAGGAAGTGAATTCACTCCGAGGAAAGGCGCTCTCTAATGCTTGTCATTACCTTTGCAAAAAGCGTGGTAAACGCCAATGTAACCATTTCAATCGCGTTCCAG ATTATTTGAAGAATAACTCTCATATTGGTGACGAACCTGTTGACATTGAGGATTTGGTCAATATTGGGAAAGGTTCTGGGCC GTGTCCATATTATATTACAAGAGAGGTTCACAAAGACGTGGACATCTTATTTACACCTTACAACTACTTGATCAGCAATGCGTATAGAAAGCATCTGAAGGTCGACTGGAATAGTAGCGTCTTGATTTTTGATGAAGCTCACAATCTA GAAGGTATATGCGCAGACTCAGCTTCGTTTGACCTTCCTTCTTTTCATTTATCGGCTTGCATTACCGAGGCACAAGAATGTGTAGAACTTGCGTCAGCAAGAAGGGGTTCATTAAACGACGGGTCCACGAACCCTGAGAATTTTGCTATACTTAAAG GACTTCTTTTAAAGCTGCAGGAACTGATTTCTAAAGTGCCAATTCCGAAAAGGGACGAGGGATTCACAAAGCCTGGGCCTTACATATACGAACTGCTTGAAACCCTTAACATCACTCACGAAACTGCTCCTAAACTCATTGTTACAGTCGAGGAGGCTACAGTGCTTCTGGATGAGGAGAAACAACGAACAGGGACCAACACTGGAAGCAAACTAGAAATCATTGTTGACATGCTTAAACTGATCTTTAGAGAAAATGGAAGTAGCCATGCTGATGTTTATCGT GTTCATATCCAGGAGCATGAGCAAAATCCTACTGATATCGTAAAAG gCAAGGTATCAAGAACGCTAAGTTGGTGGTGTTTCAATCCTGGGATCACCATGCAGGACATAGCAAAAAAAGGTGTTGGAACTATCATTTTAACATCGGGAACCTTGTCTCCCATGGATTCACTGGCTCAAGAACTAAAATT AGACTTTCCTATTCGTTTGGAGAATCCCCATGTTATATCCTCAAATCAGCTATGGGCTGGAGTTGTAAGCGCTGGTCCCTCAGGGTGTGTTCTTAATTCTAGCTACCGAAATCGTGATGTACCGGAGTACAAACAAGAACTTGGGAATGCTATTG TTAACTTTTCTCGAGTGGTACCTGATGGACTTCTGGTCTTTTTCCCATCCTATTACCTTATGGACCGTTGCATTGCATTTTGGAAAGATGGG AGTCACAGAAACTCGATGACAATATGGGAAAGAATCTGCAAACTGAAGAAACCTGTCATTGAACCTAAAGACTCTTCCCTCTTTCCTGCCGCAATGCTG GATTTTTCAAAGAAATTGCAAGACAGATCAATTTCCGGTGCGGTGTTTTTTGCCGTTTGTCGTGGAAAG GTCAGTGAAGGACTAGATTTTGCTGATGGCGCTGGCAGAGCTGTTGTCATTACTGGGTTGCCTTATGCCAGGGTCACCGATCCTAAG ATTAAACTGAAGCGAGAGTTTCTGGATGAACAATCACAAGTTTCAGATGTCAAG AGATCAACCATTCTATCTGGAAGCATGTGGTATAGTCAAGAAGCCGCACGGGCTGTGAATCAGGCAATTGGACGTGTTATCCGCCATCGCCATGATTATGGAGCTATCATTTTCTGTGATGAcag ATTTGAACAGCCGTCCCAGCAGTCCAAGATATCCCTTTGGATACGACCTTATGTCAAG TGCTACCCAAGATACGGAGAGGTCATTTCCGACCTTGCTCGATTTTTCCGGATAGAGAGATCAAATTTTCCCGCAAGTCTTGTAACAGAACAAGAATACGATATAG TTTCAACTTTATTACCAAAGGTGTCAACCAAGGATGCTCCTACACCAACCGCTG GTATTAGTAATGTGAAGAACGCTGGCTTCGCAAGAAATGAGGTGAGTAGGGTGGAAGCACTTCCTGCTGCAAATAGGGCTTCACCGTCGGAGTTTGTTAAATGGAAAGGCTTGACCATCCTACAACGCAAGAGCAAGATGCCTCGCATTGTAAAGGGAGAGGGTATGCAAGCTTGTTCTTCAGTGAAGGCTAAATTAGTGGAAATAAGTGACGAGGAGACTCCAGTAGAGAGGACAACATGTGAAGTAGTTGATCTAGAATGCGACAAGCAGACTTGTGAAACAGCATCGAGCATAAACTGTTTCAACACAATGGGGCTAGTGAAAAAGCGAAAGATTCCAGAGGGTCAGGGAAGTGGTGCATCGTCCTCAGTGTTGAaagagaaagggagtggaggtggtggtggtgataaAAAGGAAGCAAGTGCATCTGCATTTTTGAGTCAA GTCAAAGAAAAGCTAAACGCAGAAGAGTACAACAAGTTCATTGGATACATACAAgcattgaagaagaaagagataaaaTTAGCAAGCGTGATGGAATCCATTGTGCAACTGTTCTGTGGGAAAGAGAGAGATAATCTACGCATGGG ATTCAAGGACTTCGTGCCAGTAAAATATCGTTCTGCATATGAGGAATGCATGAAAACGACGAAGAGAGATGCCTTATGA
- the LOC106353349 gene encoding FCS-Like Zinc finger 10 isoform X2, translating to MAEADPDSSDTSDLKPISSSAPLFSIPRFFVAKESDAAGRSPTSPLDFTIFGGLFSPRSYPAAPSSPRFRNRWACDKVGLSLLSSSVGEEEGHEEGLFNIVLAPQIKPRLFGSCVKSYSLPKNYAAPSMSSDAVNIEEELNIHDSEEHNSPRRSSSSPMDIISSQAYSRSLSAREMALSEDYTCIISHGPNPKTTHIFGDCILDCDPNELGTKDETEKPEGDDDSFLCLCTDKPQNHIHMHSETAAAEEKESDKGGEEDCLEISPGTSYNEDLFPMAS from the exons atgGCTGAGGCTGATCCAGACTCCTCAGATACTTCTGATCTGAAACCCATTAGCAGCAGCGCCCCACTCTTTAGCATCCCTCGCTTCTTTGTCGCTAAAGAGTCTGATGCAGCAGGGAGGAGTCCTACTTCTCCTCTTGATTTTACAATCTTTGGTGGCCTCTTTAGCCCCAGGTCTTATCCAGCTGCTCCCTCATCTCCCAGATTTCGTAACAGATGGGCTTGTGACAAAGTTGGCCTCTCTCTTCTAAGCTCCAGCGTTGGAGAAGAGGAAGGCCATGAGGAGGGTTTATTCAACATCGTGCTTGCCCCTCAAATCAAGCCCAGGCTGTTTGGTTCTTGTGTTAAATCCTATTCGTTGCCTAAGAACTATGCTGCCCCTTCCATGTCTTCTGATGCGGTTAACATTGAAGAGGAGCTTAACATTCATGACTCAGAGGAACATAACTCCCCAAGGAGATCAAGCTCATCTCCTATGGATATTATCTCCAGCCAGGCTTACTCTCGCTCGCTCTCTGCACGTGAGATGGCGCTCTCTGAGGACTATACCTGTATCATTTCTCATGGGCCAAACCCAAAGACAACTCATATTTTTGGTGATTGCATCCTGGATTGTGACCCCAATGAGTTGGGAACCAAGGATGAAACTGAGAAGCCAGAAGGAGATGATGATTCTTTCCTCTGCTTATGCACCGACAAACCTCAGAACCACATTCATATGCACAG CGAGACAGCAGCAGCAGAAGAGAAGGAAAGTGACAAGGGAGGTGAGGAAGATTGTTTGGAGATATCGCCTGGAACAAGTTACAACGAGGATCTGTTTCCTATGGCCTCTTAA
- the LOC106353350 gene encoding coatomer subunit beta'-1, whose protein sequence is MPLRLEIKRKFLQRSERVKSVDLHPTEPWILASLYSGTVCIWNYQTQTMVKSFEVTELPVRSAKFVSRKQWVVAGADDMFIRVYNYNTMDKIKVFEAHADYIRCVAVHPTLPYVLSSSDDMLIKLWDWEKDWVCTQIFEGHSHYVMQVTFNPKDTNTFASASLDRSIKIWNLGSPDPNFTLDAHLKGVNCVDYFTGGDKPYLITGSDDHTAKVWDYQTKTCVQTLDGHTHNVSAVCFHPELPIIITGSEDGTVRIWHATTYRLENTLNYGLERVWAIGHMKGSHRVVIGYDEGSTMVKLGREIPVASMDNSGKIIWAKHNEIHTVNIKSVGTDEVTDGERLPLAVKELGTCDLYPQSLKHNPNGRFVVVCGDGEYIIYTALAWRNRSFGSALEFVWSSEGEHAVRESSSKIKIFSKNFQEKKTVRPTFSAERIFGGTLLAICSSDFICFYDWAECRLIRRIDVTVKNLYWADSGDLVAIASDSSFYILKLNRDIISSYMDGGKEIDEEGIEDAFELLNETNERVRTGLWVGDCFIYTNSSWRLNYCVGGEVTTMYHLDRPMYLLGYLANQSRVYLIDKEFNIIGYTLLLSLIEYKTLVMRGDLEQANQVLPSIPTEHHNSVAHFLESRGMTEDALDVATDPDYRFELAIQLGRLEVAKDIAVEAQSESKWKQLGELAMSTGKLGMAEECMRHAVDLSGLLLLYSSLGDAEGLTKLAALAKEQGKNNVAFVCLFMLGQVEDCLHLLVESNRIPEAALIARSYLPSRVSEIVALWRKDLTKISPKAAESLADPEEYPNLFEDWQVALSLEERAAETRGVHPPAGDYGSHTHRDYTTMVEAFRIMQIEEEERLEHGDVLEEVGGEGEEENQEAEEESGDGKEENAEEEGVVVDADSTDSAVLVNGNESEEQWVLTPPQE, encoded by the exons ATG CCTCTGAGACTCGAGATCAAG CGTAAGTTTCTTCAAAGATCAGAAAGAGTCAAATCTGTAGATCTCCATCCTACCGAACCATG GATCTTGGCAAGTTTGTATTCCGGAACAGTCTGCATCTGGAATTATCAGACACAG ACTATGGTCAAATCTTTCGAGGTGACTGAATTGCCTG TTAGGTCAGCTAAGTTTGTTTCGCGCAAGCAGTGGGTTGTAGCTGGAGCTGATGACATGTTCATTCGTGTCTACAACTACAACACGATGGATAAGATCAAAGTCTTTGAGGCTCATGCTGATTACATTAGGTGTGTTGCTGTTCATCCCACCCTTCCCTATGTCCTATCGTCATCAGATGATATGCTCATCAAGCTCTGGGATTGGGAGAAGGATTGGGTTTGCACTCAGATATTCGAAGGTCATTCACATTATGTTATGCAAGTGACTTTCAATCCCAAAGACACCAATACTTTTGCTAGTGCATCGCTTGACCGTTCCATTAAA ATATGGAATCTTGGTTCTCCGGATCCAAATTTTACTTTGGATGCACATTTGAAAGGGGTCAATTGTGTTGACTACTTTACTGGTGGGGACAAACCATACCTTATCACTGGTTCTGATGACCATACTGCTAAG GTGTGGGATTACCAAACAAAGACTTGCGTTCAAACACTTGACGGTCATACACACAATGTTTCTGCAGTGTGTTTCCATCCAGAGCTCCCAATAATTATTACGGGATCCGAGGATGGAACTGTTCGCATATGGCATGCCACCACGTACAG GCTGGAGAATACATTGAACTATGGCCTTGAGAGGGTTTGGGCTATTGGACACATGAAAGGTTCACACCG GGTTGTAATTGGTTATGACGAAGGGTCCACAATGGTGAAACTTGGCCGTGAAATACCAGTGGCTAGTATGGACAACAGTGGGAAAATTATTTGGGCTAAACACAACGAGATACATACTGTGAACATCAAGAGCGTTGGCACAGATGAG GTCACTGATGGTGAGAGACTGCCTTTGGCTGTTAAAGAGCTAGGAACTTGCGATCTTTATCCTCAA AGCCTGAAGCACAATCCTAATGGAAGGTTTGTAGTTGTTTGTGGAGATGGTGAGTATATCATTTACACTGCCTTGGCATGGAGAAATAGGTCGTTTGGCTCGGCCCTGGAATTTGTTTGGTCATCTGAGGGGGAACATGCTGTCAGGGAAAGCTCGTCAAAGATCAAGATCTTCAGCAAGAACTTTCAG GAAAAGAAGACTGTGAGGCCTACGTTCTCAGCAGAGCGCATTTTTGGCGGGACGTTATTAGCTATATGCTCAAGTGATTTTATCTGCTTCTATGATTGGGCGGAATGTAGATTGATTAGGCGAATAGATGTTACCGTGAAA AATCTTTATTGGGCTGACAGTGGCGATCTAGTTGCAATTGCCAGTGATTCATCATTCTACATCCTTAAGCTCAAT CGCGACATTATTTCCTCTTATATGGATGGCGGTAAAGAAATTGATGAGGAAGGCATTGAAGATGCATTTGAGCTTCTCAATGAAACCAATGAACGTGTTCGGACTGGCTTATGGGTTGGTGATTGTTTTATCTATACCAACTCTTCTTGGAGGCTTAACTACTGTGTTGGTGGTGAG GTAACGACAATGTATCATCTGGACCGTCCTATGTACTTGTTGGGTTATCTCGCTAATCAAAGTCGAGTTTACTTAATTGACAAAGAGTTCAA CATTATTGGTTACACTTTACTTTTAAGTTTGATTGAGTACAAGACTCTTGTCATGCGTGGAGATTTGGAACAGGCTAATCAAGTCTTACCTTCAATTCCTACGGAGCATCATAATAG TGTGGCGCACTTTTTGGAATCACGTGGAATGACAGAAGATGCTCTGGACGTAGCTACTGATCCTGATTACAGATTTGAGTTGGCCATACAGCTCGGTAGATTGGAGGTCGCAAAG GACATCGCTGTAGAAGCACAAAGTGAGTCTAAATGGAAGCAACTTGGAGAATTGGCGATGTCCACTGGGAAG CTGGGTATGGCTGAGGAATGCATGAGGCATGCTGTGGATCTGAGTGGTCTGTTACTGCTTTATTCTTCCTTGGGAGATGCAGAAGGATTGACGAAGCTGGCAGCACTAGCTAAAGAGCAAGGAAAGAATAATGTCGCCTTTGTTTGCTTGTTCATGTTGGGTCAAGTAGAAGACTGCCTGCATCTTTTGGTGGAAAG TAATCGGATACCTGAAGCTGCTCTGATAGCACGATCGTACCTTCCGAGCAGGGTCTCCGAAATAGTGGCATTGTGGAGAAAGGATTTGACCAAG ATAAGCCCAAAGGCTGCTGAGTCTCTGGCTGATCCTGAAGAGTATCCCAATCTGTTTGAAGACTGGCAAGTTGCCCTATCCCTTGAAGAAAGAGCTGCAGAGACAAG GGGCGTCCATCCTCCTGCTGGGGATTATGGCAGTCATACACACAGAGACTACACAACTATGGTGGAAGCTTTTAGAATCATGCAAATTGAAGAAGAGGAGAGGCTTGAGCACGGGGATGTTCTCGAGGAG GTTGGGGGAGAGGGAGAAGAGGAGAACCAGGAAGCTGAGGAAGAGAGTGGTGATGGGAAGGAAGAGAATGCGGAAGAAGAGGGTGTTGTGGTGGACGCTGACTCTACAGATAGCGCTGTGCTAGTTAATGGGAACGAGTCTGAAGAACAGTGGG TTTTAACACCACCGCAGGAGTAG